In the Arachis ipaensis cultivar K30076 chromosome B04, Araip1.1, whole genome shotgun sequence genome, tttgttttcagttcttctttgcttgaggacaagcaaacctttaagtttggtgttgatgcTCGGCTTAtgggttttctgtttatttttatggcacaaaagggaggcaaatcatcttcacgaaggagcacaacctgaagaataagacaaggtggttgagttcctttcattctatattccttcccgcttttaCTATGTAAGCTCcgattttctgctattttgctttgtttattgcatgatcctttatttgTTAGaatcctaggttctagtttagttttctgttaattgctttaattctgaaagatgtctcatgtattgcccactaagcttgaaatcaaaaagaaagaagaaaaagatgtagtgcatgagaaattgagtttaatttctagaatagtctcatttattcaaatgtggtggtattttctgtgactctgaatgcatgacatgaacagtgcatatttaaatttgaatcaaagaatgttgatgtacaagaaacgagaatttagagaactattatgaagtcTCTACAATAagtaaaagtttaatccttgaagcaaaagaagcagcaaaaagaaaaaaaataataataataaaaataaaaacaaggtccaagactctgagcatcaatgactagggaggtcagacatgattaaaagctcaaagagttgtttccctagtcacatgCTAGTGgtattcttgtgtcaagtaatccttcagacaaaacatttagagtcgagatcaattacaattagcagagtatgccaaaggctttgagcaccactgtctgggagtaactaaaAGGAAAATCAGAACTCAAAGAGAGttctccagttaagtgcttgtggtgtttctgtgtcaagtgaagcttgagacaaaacatttaaagtcactgctaggctcaaggtgcaaagcaccaaagaaaaaaaaagaatcaaagaaaaaaattgctatgttcaaggattaaatcgagttacaaaagatcagagaattcataatattaattatccggattctaattccgaatgacagtgacatctttctgattcaaaggagagtgagatgccaaaactattcaggattgcagttgtaaaccccactgtaagaagagacatgagcttaatcgaactctcattctcatgcaaattcacatcctaagtctatattagttttggttgcttgaaaacaagcaacaattcaagtttggtgttgtgatgcgtgagcatctttcctatcttttcctagtgaatttgcatttaatttgttaagtttaatcaagaattagttatcttttagccactatggatgctattttgagtcttttacaattctatttattttatgtagcattcggctggatttgatggagtttctgcaggacaagaattgaaggagataaccagcgaggagcgacgcgcacgcgcacctgacgcatgcgcgtgatttggagctttccatggtgacgcgtgcgcgtacctgacgcgtacgcgtgactgacgcgtacgcgtgacatgtgccacgtgcagaaaaacacagaaaacgccgggggtgatttctgggctgttttgacccagttttcagcccataaaacacagattagaagctgcagaatggacgaaacaagtggtgtccatccatcaattgaagacttgccgattatttaattaattctaatttaaatttttattttaggaaaagatattattttaattttagaaattagtttttaaattaattaggattagatataaaaagaagAAACTTTTCTTCTGGGGATTATCCCATATTATCCCAacattagttaacttttcattccacctcagcccaatttacaatcttagtttttcactctgaaccatgagcaactaatcctccattgttaagcttaggagctctgtctatttgtatggattgattctattgtttttctattttaatttacgcactaatttataatttaagaattgttttcgttctttatcttatgaatttgggtggaacggaagtatgaccctctttctacttgagttcttgtataacttggaaaagctctttacttgaacaacagcttgaaattaatttctcctaaacttctaattatctggacttaacgggatacgtgacatataatccttttatttttaggtaattagagtttttgtggcatataaaatagaatttaaacttcaccttctaattggaattaattgaccaaggaattggcagttgatgaaaattagaggagactagaaaggtctaaggaattagggtctagtcacatatagtttgccataaattaaatcttgcatgattaaaataatttaataagaaaagtcaatccggaaaaatagataactctgaagccttaactgccttctccatattttattcccaacttatttacttacctttctttaatattttttatattgtttaatgtcttttgaactctcaaacattaTTTCCTGCTTGCCTAACTAAGCTTATtactcaattattgttgcttgatccatcaatcctcgtgggatcgaccctcactcacctgaggtattacttggtacgacccggtgcacttaccggtttGTTTGTGGTTTATAAAATCCGCACCACACCTCCACCATACCACCATTTTTGTTCCCCATCTCCACCTTCATTTTTGTGCCTTTTTCGGATCTCTGCCTTTTGGCATCCCCTTCACCTCTGTGTCACCTGTTCTCCTCTATGTCACCTTCCAGATTTGCCTCGCAAAGCCACCGTCACCTCTCGGTCGTCAGTTCTAATTATTAGAAATAGGACTTTTCAAACAAAAATTTCAGACGAAATTTATTCGGTCCGAATGGCTTTTTAATTTTGGGAATATTTAAGACAAATGTTGAACAATTTTTAACGGAGGTTTTGGAAGAATATATTCTGTTCTAAATTTGTCTAAATTTTGTTCTAAATTTTGGCGCCAAATTTTTTTTGGATGGCGCCAAAATTTTCATACATAATAGCAACACATTTTAgacaaaaattataatttgttcgTATTCCATCTGAATATGCACAATAACTTCAGACGGATTTGGAAcatattttgaaaaatgttaattctatcccaaatttatctataattagtcttaaatatttttactatAGCTAACCCTTTGAAGtagtcaaaattttttttcacaaATTTACGACGAAAATAACAATATTTATAAATTCTATATAAAAGTGCATCAGTTTTTAAACAGATTATTTANNNNNNNNNNNNNNNNNNNNNNNNNNNNNNNNNNNNNNNNNNNNNNNNNNNNNNNNNNNNNNNNNNNNNNNNNNNNNNNNNNNNNNNNNNNNNNNNNNNNNNNNNNNNNNNNNNNNNNNNNNNNNNNNNNNNNNNNNNNNNNNNNNNNNNNNNNNNNNNNNNNNNNNNNNNNNNNNNNNNNNNNNNNNNNNNNNNNNNNNNNNNNNNNNNNNNNNNNNNNNNNNNNNNNNNNNNNNNNNNNNNNNNNNNNNNNNNNNNNNNNNNNNNNNNNNNNNNNNNNNNNNNNNNNNNNNNNNNNNNNNNNNNNNNNNNNNNNNNNNNNNNNNNNNNNNNNNNNNNNNNNNNNNNNNNNNNNNNNNNNNNNNNNNNNNNNNNNNNNNNNNNNNNNNNNNNNNNNNNNNNNNNNNNNNNNNNNNNNNNNNNNNNNNNNNNNNNNNNNNNNNNNNNNNNNNNNNNNNNNNNNNNNNNNNNNNNNNNNNNNNNNNNNNNNNNNNNNNNNNNNNNNNNNNNNNNNNNNNNNNNNNNNNNNNNNNNNNNNNNNNNNNNNNNNNNNNNNNNNNNNNNNNNNNNNNNNNNNNNNNNNTCATAGTTTATTCAGAAATTAtaatatttagtataaaaatattgtttatattttaaatttatctaTAATTTAATTGAGGAATCGGTTGTTCATAACTCTGTCATATGCATCTCATAGATTTAATCTAACATTATTTCCAAAAAAACAAGTCTTTAttctaattctttttaattaatttgcttatagacaattttttttaaaaaaatatctacaagaattcactcgttctttttatttctattctACTTTATTTAAACAAAATTGTGTCTATTAATATTGCTTTATCTATTCTTTCGTTACTAAGTGGATCTTAATGAATAAGTTGGATAGAAAaacaaaattagcaattaaacaataAGTCTCAATTTTTTGTGAATAGTAATGTAATTTTTGTTACACAATTTAatgtagtcaccaaaaaaaaaggcaactactcaaatgaagataccaaaaacatctttttatgaaGATGTTTTTGTATAAAAGTGTGATATATTTATTTGGtcacattttaaataaaaacactTTCATAACATATAAAATCTAATCCTACAATTCATCATCcaagggtaaaaaaaaaaatttttacataaagacaattataaaatcttcATTGGAGTATGACCTTTAATATATGTAGTTGttttaaaaccaaatctttaCTCGGCACCAAAAAGCCAAATTTTAAAAGCCAAACTCAATTCCAAAGCCGCCCTTTTGGTTTCAATTTTTATCTCCTCAAAAACTGCCCTGCCTCACTCACACTGCTCTCCTACCTGTGGCTGCTGTCGATCTTCCGGGTCGCACTCTAGCCAGCCTCCGACCTCACAGATAGAATTCGTGCATGGCTGCTGCTGTTTTTACTTGCTGGATTTGATTTCAAACTTTGTAGTTGTTGTTAAAGCAATTTAAATTCGATTGAGTATTTGTCTTCTTTTACTTGATTGCTCAATTTGATTTCGGAAGGAATGACTATGGAATTATTTGGGTTCTTTAATGGTTTGTTATGGTTCAAGGAATTTTCCTGAATTTGGAATAGATTAGGAGTATAATGCTCATGAACCTTAGCTCTAGTGACAGAACGTTATTTTGGTTATGACTTGATCCCTAATTGAATAGTTCAAGAAAAAATACCTTAAATATCTTTAatatgtttaaaaaaataatttatgctCAGTGAGTTAATAGTCACAATAAGCTTCTTCATGTTATATAGGTGTTGTTAAATTAACTCTTGTAGTATTATCTTTAGTAGATGGACTCTGTTTGGCAGTTAGAAAACTAATTCAGGCAACTAACTCTTGTATTCTTTCTAGAGTTGTTTCCCGTAGCCGTGTAAGTTGCAACTTTAGTTTGTATTTTGTGCTACTAATGTCGTTTGACATTTCGCAATAATTAATCATAAGGTACTATGTTTAAATAATCGTTTATGCATTTGTTTGCTTTATTTCTTTTTTCAAGACATATACTATCTTAATATAGTTctcttttataaatatttattttgttaatttattttaacaaTTGCAGGATATGCTTTGCAGTTTCTTCAGCATAGTAGGATATATATGCTAGATCAAGCATTGATATATTTTTACTATATTCAATTATTCATCATTTATTGTAAATTTCGTTGAGAAATTAAGCTCTGGTAGTCAATAATATTAACCCATACATATATACTTATAATTTTTTAtcttacaaattttaaaaatggACCACTTTCATTTCTTCTAAAAGTATGTATCCAATAAGACTTATATATAAATGAATGATGAATATATGTGTATAAATTAGTATAATCTATGAAATCCACCGTGACGgattacaaatttttattattagcTATCATTATATTCTCTGAATGCTTAGTTTTCCTGTAATCAATGgatattttgaaataataaaaaaatttatttcaaattatagTTTAATTTTATGGGTGAAGATGCATGCAAAATAGTAAGATAgataaaaatagtttaattttagtatttgtttttattaTGAGCAGAGCTTTCTTCATAAAaaattacttttgatttagatctttctttaaaattagattttaaagaTTGTTTAGAGACATCTAAAGACGATATAAATATTGAGCAAGAACTTCACATGTGAAAAGAAAAGGCAAAAGAGAAAGAAATGATCAATGATGAACAAAAAGTTAAAGTTGAATGATGTTGAGTAAATGTTAAAAGATCAAGGACGTCAGCTAAAAGTTCAACAGAAAAGAATTGGATTATATGTAAATTTAATCGAAAAGAAATatgtaaattatattaaattaaatttgtttgaaatttaatcgaaaagaaatatttgatttgTCTAAAATTTATTCGAAAAAATCTGTTATATTTGACTAACATCGTTAGAAATTTGTCTGAAatgaagtatattttttgtttgaaatttgcTTGAAATATATTGTTTTTATGTTGGCTAATCTGTCTAAAATTCGTCTAAAATACATCATAATAGTTAGAAATCTAGCAGATAAATGCTTATTCGAAATCCGTCATAAAATCATCTGACAAAAATTTCGGACGAAATTTCAGACAAAATGTAAATTAACACCAACGGTTTTTGAGACGAAGAAAATTTGTCTCAAttttatttggaaaaaaaaaattgtctctAATTTGTCCAAAATTTATCCCAATTTCATCTCAAAAATACTGAATTTTAGTCGTCTccctccttcctctctctctttcgTGTTTTATTTCTCTCTCAACCTCTTGGCGGTTGCTTTCTCTGTCGCTGTTTTTTCctccttcctttctctcttcttttttcttctttttcttctgttTTATCTTTTTTTCATTCAAATTCCCTTCTTTACAAACACAGAGGCTATTGAAATTCTCTTGTTAAAAAATCCATTCTTCCAAAATAATCTTTTTTCTATGTTGAATCTAATGAGTAAATAGCCAAAATCGTTCCTGAAAGATACCCGATCTCCATTTTGGTCCTCGAAAGATAAAgataatcaaaatcgtccccgaaagatacacgattggtcacgttagtccttccgtcagttggatgatgacgtgtcacgttaagtacCACGTGGCATATGATGACGTGGAGGACTAATGCCACGTGTCAGGTCAGTGACATGTGGTCAgatgacatgtaaaaaagttatttataatcaaaatagtccttgaaagttcagacgtaagtcattttcatccctaaaattttaaaaattaatcaaattagtccttatataaattttttatttttcttgataatattaaatttaaaataaaaaagttaataaaaaaagaagtattcttttttttttaccaacttTTAGGTGAATATAGAAACTATGTAGTTTGAACTATAATTCGTTGGCAAAGAAAGAAATActcttaattatatattaaataaaataattatttattaggcTCATTCttatacaaataaaaatttttcttaattttatatcggtaatattttataccaattagcttcaaaatttaattttttttgaataaattaataaaaaataatacaaataattgtttaaatataattgtattttaatttttcattttacGTACATGTTGAGgataatttgaaataaaagataatggacTTGTTGTAACTGTCATGTATTTTGTGCTTTGACTGCGTCGTCATCTGAAAATCATGGCGCCTTCATGGAGAATCATGGCGCCTTCATGGAGACCGGGTTCTTCTACAAAATCAATTTTACGTTTGGAGTTAGCCAACCAACAGCGGTGACAGACAGCGTCTTCCTTTTCTATGGCAGCAATTTTTCAGACTTTGAAAGTCCATTTATGGTTGAGGTGGAATGAAGGTGGGTTCAAGAGCGTCAAAATCTGTGGCTAGACAAAATAATAGTGGAAGCACCTGCTAGCAAACAAAACAGTGAAAATACTTGAAGACATCACATCAACAATAACAGAGTAACGTAAGAATTCGATCAAATTTTTCTGAGTACTTTTCTGGTGTAAAGATAGTCCTGTGTTAAACGAGCCAATTAGTTTTTTTTGTTAGTGCCAGTTTGTTTGTTCAGCCCATgacagaaaaaaaataataataataaataaatttaatttacctaaTCACTTTTGATAGTAAGTTAATTTTTAAAGAGTGCTGCACTCCCTACTTTGCTTGGAGTGCACTAGCTTTCGccatagaaaagaataagagagattttgacaagaattaaaggagagagatatttttattgaaaaaatttttaagaagaaaagatacaattactaatttttcgattgtcaattacatttctattaaaattagtagtatcaaaaaatattttagaatttaatattatcaagaaaaaataaaaaattatataaggactaatttgattaatttttaaaattttagggatgaaaatgacttacgtctgaactttcaaggactattttgattataaataacttttttacatgtcaagtgccatGTAGCCACCGACCTAACATTAACCctccacgtcatcatccaactggcggaaggactaacgtgaccaatcgtgtatctttcggggacgattttgattatcTTTATCTTTCGAGGACCAAAATGAAAATcgggtatctttcagggacgattttggcTATTTACTTTAAATCTAATTTTAAAATATGTTTATGAGTAATTGTTGTTGTTCTTAGTATTATTGTTGGTGGTGGTAAATTACATGTGAGAAGAGACTAGTTATGTGATGGTAGCAAGAGTGAAAGGTTCAGGATGAGGTCAGAGCGGGCCTGTAAAGTGTGCTGGTAATGGATGGAGGCTGTGAAGTGTAAGGGATAGTGGGGATGATGGTGATGATAGATAATGTGACATCTAATGTGAGTGGTTCTGATAGTTACaatggaaagagaaaaataaagaaaatgatgACGATGATAATGAACATTAGGGGTAGAACTAGAAAAAAAATTGACTGATTATTGACCAtcaaaaaattaacaacaaaaacaaaattgaaatttattaaaattttaaggaattaataaaaaaatattggctcttaatatttttcttttacatttCCACTAATAGTACATAAAGAATACTTTTGTCTGGCTTAAAAATATTCTTACAATAAAAAGTTGAATACATTATGTCGCACCATAAtgaaaattgcaaaactatgaaTAGAAGTATTGGCAAAAAGGCAAATGCGGAAATGAAAATTGGGACTCGATTTGAGTCATAGTAGTAAGTAATAAAGAAGGCACTTGCAAATGTTACCATCATGCTTGTTATTGAGGAGAACAACGCCACCAATAATCCAAATATGAGCTTCAAGGGCAGTGACTTGTAGAAATCAGACTCAGCATAACGCGAAACAAGAATGGACAAGAATATTAATATTGCAGCTGTTGATGAGATAAACGCAACTGCATCTGAGATTGCAAACACCAAGAATGGTGGCTTTTTCAAGTAGTTTGGTTTCCCTGATTTATCATCGAGACCGCCTGGTATGGTTATTGAAGCAGCAAACACCCCTGTTGCAATGACAGTTGAAATCAGCATACAATTTTGGGCTGTGCTTTTCATCCAAGATTCCGCATCGTTTCTCAACTCAGCGTGCTCTCTTCTGAACAATTCACTAGCAGTTCTTTCTTCAGAGTTTTTCAGTGGTGACATTATTTTCTGGACCTCCTATTAATGCCATTGCCTCATGAGGCCTTTATAAATattactagaaaaataaaaattttttattcttaaaatttaataattttatactaaatgaatttttttaaaaaaaaatattgtgaatgattattttttttaaaaataaaaaaaatttataaactgctcataccctgacccaatgaTAAGGCCCAGATCTAAatgaaaggcccaatccaaaggattgagcctcgCCCTACACCGACCTTCTCCCTATGAAGTCGGTTCTTACCACAACTTACCCTAAAGAAGTCGGGGACGAGGATTAGCTTGTAGATAAGCACTCagtcaaatgagtaactgcccctaaaatctctctactcacttccaggagccatatctcaactttcctaagataaagggacggttatccaccttaaatggcggaactactccaacggtggttatgggttcaccactataaatacccttaAATTCCTCAGGTATCTCATAagtccaatactctctagacctgttttgctccctttgctgactttggcatcggagtgtctttgcaggtaccaccccccattctctcaCACTGAAGTCGGACGGGGATCTTAGGTCACTAACCCATTCGGATACTTCCTcattcagacgattgggccagctAAACTAATCcaacccattaatctccggttacccatcgtaacattggcgctgttgccggagacccgagagatcaaccagtaatgGCGGACATGTCACCGGAAGACGGTCATGTGGCGTCggattctgaacaagagaatctaGATACCGGAAACAATGACGCAGACTTAGCCCTTCACCAGGGAACCAGCGACTAACATAGGGAAGGCACCTCCGGATTTAAAAATCCGAAGACGAACTCCTCGGAGGGGCGTGAATCGGAAAAGGATGGACCACCCCATGCAACTAAACTAATGGGACTAGTCCATGGCTACCAAGGTCGCTTGGAACAGCTGGAACAGGAGCGGGAGCGACAAAGGGAGATAGAGAAGAacctaagagaggagatggaacgacgaaaagagttagaggaaaaactcttaaagttagaatcctccctcaaaggtcggaactcccgtgGCGATCGAGAAGAGTCACCTCCAGGAGGGGAGGACCCTtttagcg is a window encoding:
- the LOC107636346 gene encoding uncharacterized protein LOC107636346, yielding MDSRDQTIIHVAVTNLHASIYSLIQEIGSQKDIIATMTDTEGNTLLHLAAKRAPESQLELVSGAALQMCLQLVWFKEVQKIMSPLKNSEERTASELFRREHAELRNDAESWMKSTAQNCMLISTVIATGVFAASITIPGGLDDKSGKPNYLKKPPFLVFAISDAVAFISSTAAILIFLSILVSRYAESDFYKSLPLKLIFGLLVALFSSITSMMVTFASAFFITYYYDSNRVPIFISAFAFLPILLFIVLQFSLWCDIMYSTFYCKNIFKPDKSILYVLLVEM